A window of Natrinema salifodinae contains these coding sequences:
- the dapF gene encoding diaminopimelate epimerase has protein sequence MSVPFQKYHGTGNDFLIIHADEYVPDRGALAERECDRDDGVGADGILYLALEERFSPPRVVMTLVQPDGATAPMCGNGARCAAEWAMRRTGADSVMIDTQAGTLRADRTDADDIIIEMGTPTFDPAEVPVRADEPVFGEEIEGLDVTMVNTGVPHAVAFVDDVPDEFFESEVSRSSSDAIDDVDLETIAPPVRYGDAFPKGTNVTIASPDGSGGFRQRTYERGVEGETDSCGTGAVAIAVVARRLGRTDADPVAVSPPGGDLRVSFNERGNATLAGPVEHEFDGEVTVESPAEQ, from the coding sequence ATGAGCGTTCCATTCCAGAAGTACCACGGCACCGGCAACGACTTTCTAATTATCCACGCGGACGAATACGTCCCCGACCGAGGCGCGCTCGCCGAACGCGAGTGCGACCGTGACGACGGCGTCGGTGCCGACGGCATCCTCTATCTCGCCCTCGAAGAGCGGTTCAGCCCGCCGCGCGTCGTCATGACGCTGGTCCAGCCCGACGGCGCGACGGCCCCGATGTGCGGCAACGGCGCGCGCTGTGCCGCCGAGTGGGCCATGCGGCGGACCGGCGCCGACAGCGTGATGATCGATACCCAGGCCGGCACCCTGCGCGCCGACCGGACCGACGCGGACGACATCATCATCGAAATGGGAACGCCCACGTTCGACCCCGCCGAGGTCCCGGTCCGGGCCGACGAACCGGTCTTCGGGGAAGAGATCGAGGGCCTCGACGTGACGATGGTCAACACCGGCGTCCCCCACGCCGTCGCGTTCGTCGACGACGTTCCCGACGAGTTCTTCGAATCGGAAGTCAGTCGGTCCTCGTCCGACGCGATCGACGACGTCGATCTCGAGACGATCGCCCCGCCCGTCCGCTACGGTGACGCATTCCCGAAGGGGACGAACGTCACGATCGCCAGCCCCGACGGCTCCGGCGGCTTCCGCCAGCGGACCTACGAGCGCGGCGTCGAGGGCGAAACGGACTCCTGTGGCACCGGCGCGGTCGCGATCGCCGTCGTCGCGCGCCGACTCGGCCGCACCGACGCCGACCCCGTCGCCGTCTCGCCGCCAGGCGGCGACCTGCGAGTGAGCTTCAACGAGCGCGGGAACGCGACGCTGGCCGGGCCCGTCGAACACGAGTTCGACGGCGAAGTGACCGTCGAGTCGCCGGCCGAGCAGTGA
- a CDS encoding M20 family metallopeptidase, protein MSAFDPIDFLAEAVRQPSHEDVDPMREILCETLEDRGVAPRVDAGGNVLATRGPVDADTHVVLNTHIDTVSPHVPFERDADGPEAGGDGGGGGGDVIRGRGSCDAKGPLAALLAAFFAVEPTNGRVTLAITPDEELLSTGAYDLVSGEDSPTRDADAVIVGEPTDLDVCTAAKGRFQGTVHLSGANAHAAEPETGTDAVAALEGTLAAIRTFDERDDAPPTHPQLGAATLTPTVVEGGEATNQVPADCALTVDRRSVPPETADEFHEALTAHLRAAVPEDVGLEFRFTDRPTPFLEAWDTDPDARIVDLLADAAGGDVRPFTAATEASYFAADAPTVVFGPGVLADDEGAVAHAPREYVRVEAVREAARALEATLAGLVA, encoded by the coding sequence GTGAGCGCGTTCGATCCCATCGACTTCCTCGCGGAAGCCGTCCGGCAGCCCTCCCACGAGGACGTCGACCCGATGCGGGAGATCCTCTGCGAGACCCTCGAAGACCGCGGCGTCGCGCCCCGGGTCGACGCCGGCGGAAACGTGCTCGCGACCCGCGGGCCGGTCGACGCCGACACGCACGTCGTGCTGAACACCCACATCGACACCGTCTCGCCGCACGTACCGTTCGAGCGCGACGCGGACGGTCCCGAAGCCGGCGGGGACGGGGGCGGAGGCGGGGGCGACGTGATTCGCGGTCGCGGCTCCTGCGACGCGAAGGGGCCCCTCGCCGCGTTGCTCGCAGCCTTCTTCGCGGTCGAGCCGACCAACGGCCGAGTCACGCTCGCGATCACCCCCGATGAGGAACTGCTCTCGACGGGCGCGTACGATCTGGTCTCGGGCGAGGACTCGCCCACCCGAGACGCGGACGCGGTGATCGTCGGCGAACCCACCGACCTCGACGTCTGCACGGCCGCGAAGGGGCGCTTTCAGGGAACGGTCCATCTCTCCGGCGCGAACGCCCACGCCGCCGAGCCCGAGACAGGAACCGACGCCGTCGCCGCCCTCGAAGGGACGCTCGCGGCGATCCGGACGTTCGACGAGCGCGACGACGCGCCGCCGACTCACCCGCAACTCGGGGCGGCGACGCTCACCCCTACTGTCGTCGAGGGCGGCGAGGCCACGAACCAGGTGCCCGCCGACTGCGCGCTGACGGTCGACCGCCGGAGCGTCCCCCCGGAGACCGCCGACGAGTTTCACGAGGCGCTGACCGCACACCTGCGAGCCGCCGTCCCCGAGGACGTCGGCCTCGAATTCCGCTTTACTGACCGGCCGACGCCGTTCCTCGAGGCCTGGGACACCGATCCCGACGCGCGGATCGTCGACCTCCTCGCGGACGCGGCCGGCGGCGACGTCCGCCCCTTCACCGCGGCGACGGAGGCCTCCTACTTCGCGGCCGACGCGCCGACGGTCGTCTTCGGGCCAGGCGTGCTCGCCGACGACGAGGGCGCCGTCGCGCACGCGCCGCGGGAGTACGTGCGGGTCGAAGCCGTCCGCGAGGCGGCGCGAGCGCTGGAGGCAACGCTGGCCGGCCTGGTCGCGTAA
- the lysA gene encoding diaminopimelate decarboxylase: MTDLAESPAVRRLADWDPADLQSLVGEYGSPLYVLDLERVRQNYRRLEAAFPDAEILYAVKANALGDVLTTLREAGAGLECASAGEVKRALDAGASGDEVHYTAVNPPARDLDWLVDAWRDHPDLTVTAGSEDTIDRLADRGYNGRLCLRVNPGIGAGHHEKVRTGAAAKFGVPAERAVEVLANAADRGFDVVGIHAHVGSGVSSDQLDAHREFVARMGDLARDVSEALGGSGLEFVDVGGGFGVPYREDEEPLELGSVADATREALGELDARLTIEPGRYFVADAGVLLTAVNTVKAARETTVVGVDAGMTTLLRPAMYDAYHPIRNVTVDAAAANGDDGSERERLPQTVAGPICESGDVFCSDRELPKSERGDVLAIGNAGAYGYEMANQYNSRPRPASVVVDGNAVWVSRQREDVEDVIRPERAASDGLKTTPPRGE, translated from the coding sequence ATGACTGACCTCGCGGAGTCGCCGGCCGTTCGCCGGCTCGCGGACTGGGATCCGGCCGACCTCCAGTCGCTCGTCGGCGAGTACGGCTCGCCGCTGTACGTCCTCGATCTCGAGCGCGTCCGACAGAACTATCGACGGCTCGAGGCCGCCTTTCCCGATGCGGAGATCCTCTATGCGGTGAAAGCGAACGCGCTGGGTGACGTTCTTACGACGCTACGCGAAGCAGGCGCCGGCCTCGAATGCGCCTCCGCCGGCGAAGTGAAACGGGCGCTCGACGCCGGGGCCTCGGGCGACGAGGTCCACTACACCGCGGTCAACCCGCCCGCCCGCGACCTCGACTGGCTCGTCGACGCCTGGCGGGATCATCCGGACCTGACGGTCACCGCCGGCTCCGAGGACACGATCGATCGCCTGGCCGACCGTGGCTACAACGGGCGGCTCTGTCTCCGGGTCAATCCGGGGATCGGCGCGGGCCACCACGAGAAGGTGCGGACGGGTGCGGCCGCGAAGTTCGGCGTGCCGGCCGAGCGGGCGGTCGAGGTGCTCGCGAACGCCGCCGACCGCGGCTTCGACGTCGTCGGGATCCACGCCCACGTCGGCTCCGGGGTCTCGAGCGACCAGCTCGACGCCCACCGGGAGTTCGTCGCGCGGATGGGCGATCTGGCGCGAGACGTAAGCGAGGCACTCGGCGGAAGTGGCCTCGAGTTCGTCGACGTCGGCGGCGGCTTCGGCGTGCCCTACCGGGAAGACGAGGAGCCGCTGGAGCTGGGGAGCGTCGCCGACGCGACCCGCGAGGCGCTCGGCGAGCTGGACGCGCGACTGACGATCGAACCAGGCCGGTACTTCGTGGCGGACGCGGGCGTGCTCCTGACTGCGGTCAACACCGTCAAGGCAGCCCGCGAGACGACCGTCGTGGGCGTCGACGCGGGGATGACGACGCTGCTCCGGCCCGCGATGTACGACGCGTATCACCCGATCCGGAACGTGACCGTCGACGCGGCGGCCGCGAACGGCGACGACGGTAGCGAACGAGAGCGGCTCCCGCAGACCGTCGCCGGTCCCATCTGCGAGAGCGGCGACGTCTTCTGTTCGGACCGCGAACTCCCGAAAAGCGAGCGGGGAGACGTCCTCGCGATCGGCAACGCGGGCGCCTACGGCTACGAGATGGCGAACCAGTACAACTCCCGGCCCCGGCCCGCGTCGGTCGTCGTCGACGGCAACGCGGTTTGGGTCTCGCGACAGCGGGAGGATGTCGAAGACGTGATACGTCCGGAGCGGGCGGCGAGCGACGGATTGAAGACGACACCGCCCCGAGGAGAGTGA